From Candidatus Sulfotelmatobacter sp., a single genomic window includes:
- a CDS encoding FAD binding domain-containing protein: protein MLTLPRYAWVKPDSIERLLDHLDRHATESLLVAGGTDAVPNLKHRLHEPGYVVLIAGIQSLRRIEERPEGLRLGPLVTLSELAAHPAVLRDYPVLAKAASLVASPQIRNMGTLGGNLCLDTRCTYYNQTYFWREALGFCLKKDGVVCHVVPQGKRCVAAHSSDVAPVLIALGASLEITGRGGVRELSVDDFFVGDGVHNNVLSPGEVVTRVMLPAESRGLRAGYQKLRPRAAIDFPMLSVAFSARMREGGCERVRLVVSAIAAKPRVIGGVEALAAGRPLDAGLAEALAQAADRQCRPLINVAYDQDYRQEMVPVFVRRAVQEAAGGEA, encoded by the coding sequence ATGCTGACGCTCCCGCGCTACGCATGGGTGAAGCCCGATTCGATCGAGCGGCTGCTCGATCACCTCGATCGGCACGCAACGGAGAGCCTGCTGGTGGCCGGCGGCACCGACGCGGTGCCCAATCTCAAGCACCGGTTGCACGAGCCCGGCTACGTCGTGCTCATCGCCGGCATCCAGTCCTTGCGTCGAATCGAGGAGCGGCCCGAAGGTCTGCGGCTCGGGCCGCTGGTGACGTTGAGCGAGCTGGCCGCGCATCCGGCCGTCCTGCGCGATTATCCGGTGCTGGCGAAGGCCGCGTCGCTGGTCGCCTCCCCGCAGATCCGCAACATGGGGACACTCGGCGGCAACCTGTGCCTCGACACCCGCTGCACCTACTACAACCAGACTTACTTCTGGCGCGAAGCGCTGGGCTTCTGCCTCAAGAAGGACGGAGTGGTCTGTCACGTGGTGCCGCAGGGCAAGCGGTGCGTGGCGGCGCACTCTTCGGACGTGGCGCCGGTGCTGATTGCGCTCGGCGCCTCGCTCGAGATCACCGGGCGCGGCGGCGTTCGGGAGCTCTCGGTGGACGATTTCTTCGTGGGAGACGGAGTCCACAACAACGTGCTGTCGCCGGGCGAAGTGGTCACTCGCGTCATGCTCCCGGCGGAGTCGCGAGGACTCCGGGCCGGCTATCAGAAGCTGCGGCCGCGCGCGGCGATCGACTTTCCGATGCTGTCGGTGGCGTTCAGTGCCCGTATGCGTGAGGGTGGCTGCGAGCGCGTCCGCCTGGTAGTGAGCGCGATCGCCGCCAAGCCGCGCGTGATCGGCGGCGTGGAGGCGCTGGCCGCGGGCCGGCCGCTCGACGCCGGGCTGGCCGAGGCGCTGGCGCAGGCCGCCGACCGGCAGTGCCGCCCGCTCATCAACGTCGCCTACGACCAGGACTACCGGCAGGAGATGGTGCCGGTGTTCGTCAGGCGCGCCGTCCAAGAGGCCGCGGGAGGCGAAGCATGA
- the xdhC gene encoding xanthine dehydrogenase accessory protein XdhC, which yields MKEDFGSAGVGPDPRSDAAVWEVLQRWRAERRRFVLATVTESRGYTPRKPGAHMLVGSEGETAGTIGGGAIEQEVLSAARALLESGGSATLRRHLTQELGMCCGGEMAVFLEVLEPAPRLVVFGAGYIARPLAALAASCGFEVRVVDERADWATAERFPAARVELREPEAFLHAFESNHDDFAVVATHDHALDQRLVQILLRRPFRFVGMIGSVPKQRKFALRLKARGYSSAEIARLQTPLGVSIGADTPEEIAVSVMAQLIAVRRGARTTAGWTPPVREPLAAESAKLRIESSQEQETS from the coding sequence ATGAAGGAGGATTTCGGGAGCGCTGGAGTCGGCCCGGATCCGCGCAGCGACGCGGCGGTCTGGGAGGTGCTGCAACGCTGGCGTGCCGAGCGCCGCCGCTTCGTGCTGGCCACGGTCACCGAGTCGCGCGGGTACACGCCGCGCAAGCCCGGTGCGCACATGCTGGTTGGGAGTGAGGGCGAGACCGCCGGCACCATCGGCGGCGGCGCGATCGAGCAGGAGGTGCTGAGCGCGGCGCGCGCCCTGCTCGAGAGCGGCGGCTCCGCCACGCTCCGCCGGCATCTCACCCAGGAGCTGGGCATGTGCTGCGGCGGGGAGATGGCGGTGTTCCTCGAGGTGCTCGAGCCCGCGCCGCGACTCGTGGTGTTTGGCGCCGGCTACATCGCGCGGCCCCTCGCCGCGCTCGCGGCGAGTTGCGGATTCGAGGTGCGGGTGGTCGACGAGCGCGCCGACTGGGCGACCGCCGAACGCTTCCCCGCGGCCAGGGTCGAGCTGCGCGAGCCGGAGGCGTTTCTCCACGCGTTCGAATCGAACCACGACGACTTCGCGGTGGTGGCGACCCACGACCACGCGCTCGATCAGCGGCTGGTGCAGATTCTCCTGCGGCGGCCCTTCCGTTTCGTCGGGATGATCGGCAGCGTTCCCAAGCAACGGAAATTCGCGCTCCGGCTCAAGGCGCGCGGCTATTCGAGCGCCGAGATCGCTCGGCTCCAGACACCGCTCGGGGTCTCGATCGGGGCCGATACGCCGGAGGAGATCGCGGTGAGCGTGATGGCCCAGCTGATTGCCGTACGGCGCGGCGCGCGCACCACGGCGGGATGGACTCCGCCGGTGCGCGAACCACTCGCCGCCGAGTCGGCGAAACTCCGGATCGAATCGTCCCAGGAACAGGAGACTTCATGA
- a CDS encoding NTP transferase domain-containing protein, translating into MKVGVLLAAGASTRMGSPKPLVQSGRESFLVRGVRVLWSACDVVIVVLGSKAAQVRRATERELEKRVSIGWFHHALLNPRRRMNRALEVHFVVNRSWRRGMYGSVRVGLAAARPLKPSSLVVLPVDHPEVGARTISDLAEVMEQALQACRSARERAAFSYALIPRWRRDRGHPLVLTPSLAWAIASDTAAADLSDAVRRHARLVGYLDVEDPGITVNRNTP; encoded by the coding sequence ATGAAAGTCGGCGTGCTGCTCGCGGCGGGGGCTTCCACCCGGATGGGCTCCCCGAAGCCGCTGGTCCAGTCGGGTCGCGAGAGCTTTCTGGTGCGCGGCGTACGGGTGCTGTGGAGCGCCTGCGACGTGGTGATCGTGGTGCTGGGCTCGAAGGCGGCGCAGGTGCGCCGGGCCACCGAGCGGGAGCTCGAGAAGCGCGTCAGCATCGGGTGGTTCCATCACGCGCTCTTGAATCCGCGCCGGCGGATGAACCGCGCGCTCGAAGTGCACTTCGTGGTCAATCGATCCTGGCGCCGCGGCATGTACGGCTCGGTGCGAGTGGGGCTCGCTGCGGCGCGACCGCTCAAGCCCTCCTCGCTGGTGGTGCTGCCGGTGGATCACCCCGAGGTCGGTGCGCGCACCATTTCGGATCTCGCCGAGGTGATGGAGCAGGCCCTGCAGGCCTGCCGCAGCGCCCGCGAGCGCGCGGCATTCAGCTACGCGCTCATTCCACGATGGCGCAGGGATCGCGGGCATCCGCTGGTGCTCACGCCCTCGCTGGCCTGGGCGATTGCGAGCGATACCGCCGCCGCCGATCTGAGCGATGCGGTGCGGCGGCATGCGCGGCTGGTCGGCTACCTCGACGTCGAGGATCCCGGCATCACGGTGAATCGGAACACGCCGTAG
- a CDS encoding Rieske 2Fe-2S domain-containing protein, with protein MIRVLDDARSLRERSGVRFTVTLDGVSREAFAVRWRGQVRAYVNSCRHESLALDFGDAHFFDEAADALVCCHHGARYRPDTGECFEGPCVGARLTRLEVEEREGALWAGVRRPAG; from the coding sequence ATGATCCGGGTCCTGGACGACGCACGCTCGCTGCGCGAACGGAGTGGCGTGCGTTTCACCGTCACCCTCGACGGCGTCTCGCGCGAAGCATTCGCGGTCCGCTGGCGCGGTCAGGTGCGCGCCTACGTCAACTCGTGCCGTCACGAGTCGCTGGCCCTCGACTTCGGCGATGCCCACTTCTTCGACGAGGCGGCCGACGCGCTGGTGTGCTGTCACCACGGCGCTCGCTACCGCCCCGACACCGGCGAGTGTTTCGAAGGCCCGTGCGTCGGCGCGCGACTCACGCGGCTCGAGGTCGAGGAGCGCGAGGGCGCGCTGTGGGCCGGAGTCCGGCGGCCCGCCGGATGA